From the genome of Vicia villosa cultivar HV-30 ecotype Madison, WI linkage group LG2, Vvil1.0, whole genome shotgun sequence, one region includes:
- the LOC131645955 gene encoding cathecol O-methyltransferase 1-like — protein sequence MSNISHELDLNENKERKPEAEQELEDEESFSYAMHLSTSIVLPMALQSAAELGVFDVLLKAGRDAQLSADEIASRLSCTNLDAPKMLDRILALLASHSILKCLVLQDEQKLGSFCRLYSMAPVARFFARDSNGVSLGPLLALIQDKVFLASWPELKNAIREGGVPFDRVYGTHAFDYPSLDSRFNQVFNTGMINHTKVVMKKILECYKGFDNVKKLVDVGGGLGVNINSVTSKYPHIKGINFDLPHVIEHAPSYPGVEHIGGDMFEIVPKGDAIFMKWILHDWSDDHCLKLLKNCYDAIPDDGKVIVLEALLPIIPENGYASKSTSQLDVLMMTQNPGGKERTKQEFEDLATKVGFSGIRYECCVRNFWVMEFFK from the exons ATGTCAAACATTTCCCATGAATTAGATTTGAATGAGAACAAAGAGAGAAAACCAGAAGCAGAACAAGAGTTAGAAGATGAAGAAAGTTTCTCATATGCTATGCACCTTAGCACCTCTATTGTGCTACCAATGGCACTTCAATCTGCAGCCGAGCTTGGTGTTTTTGATGTGTTGCTAAAAGCCGGTAGAGATGCTCAACTCTCCGCCGATGAGATAGCGTCTCGTCTCTCATGTACTAATCTAGATGCTCCCAAAATGTTGGATCGGATCCTTGCTCTTCTTGCATCTCATTCTATATTGAAGTGTTTGGTTCTTCAAGATGAACAAAAACTTGGATCGTTTTGTAGACTTTATAGTATGGCTCCTGTTGCTAGATTCTTCGCTCGTGATTCTAATGGTGTTTCGTTAGGACCCTTATTGGCTTTGATTCAAGATAAAGTCTTTTTAGCTAGTTG GCCGGAGCTTAAGAATGCAATTCGAGAAGGGGGTGTACCATTTGACAGAGTTTATGGCACACATGCCTTTGATTATCCAAGTTTGGACTCGAGGTTTAACCAAGTTTTTAACACAGGTATGATCAATCATACCAAAGTAGTTATGAAGAAGATTCTTGAATGCTACAAAGGTTTCGATAATGTAAAAAAGCTTGTGGATGTTGGAGGCGGCCTTGGGGTCAACATTAACTCAGTCACTTCCAAATATCCTCATATTAAGGGTATTAATTTTGACTTGCCTCATGTAATAGAACATGCTCCTTCTTATCCAG GAGTTGAACATATTGGTGGAGATATGTTTGAAATTGTGCCTAAAGGAGATGCCATCTTTATGAAG TGGATACTTCATGATTGGAGCGATGACCATTGCTTAAAGCTTTTGAAGAATTGTTATGATGCTATTCCGGATGATGGAAAGGTGATTGTTTTGGAGGCACTTCTTCCTATTATACCTGAAAATGGATATGCTTCAAAGTCTACCTCTCAATTGGATGTTTTGATGATGACTCAAAATCCAGGTGGAAAAGAACGAACTAAGCAAGAATTTGAAGATTTGGCAACAAAAGTTGGATTTAGTGGCATTAGATATGAATGTTGTGTTCGTAACTTTTGGGTTATGGAATTCTTTAAGTAA